A genomic stretch from Puntigrus tetrazona isolate hp1 chromosome 6, ASM1883169v1, whole genome shotgun sequence includes:
- the atg4b gene encoding cysteine protease ATG4B isoform X3 codes for MDAATLTYDSLRFGEIEDFPETSEPVWILGKQFSALTEKDEILADVTSRLWFTYRKNFLPIGGTGPTSDTGWGCMLRCGQMILGQALICRHLGRDWTWSPGQRQRAEYISILNAFIDKKDSYYSIHQIAQMGVGEGKSIGQWYGPNTVAQVLKKLAVFDSWSRLAVHVAMDNTVVIEEIKRLCMPWLDFDRGACAAAEEPLEMNGDLEGACALAEEETALWKPLVLLIPLRLGLSDINEAYIEPLKQCFMMPQSLGVIGGKPNSAHYFIGFVGHELIYLDPHTTQPAVDPSEDGQFPDDSYHCQHPPCRMHICELDPSIAAGFFCQTEDDFDDWCAQIRKVSNCRGLPMFELVDSQPSHLITADVLNLTPDFSDSDRLERFFDSEDEEFEILSL; via the exons ATGGATGCAG CTACTCTCACATACGACTCATTGCGCTTTGGAGAGATCGAAGATTTCCCAGAGACTTCAGAACCTGTCTGGATTTTGGGAAAGCAGTTCAGCGCTCTAACGG AGAAGGATGAGATTCTGGCAGACGTCACCTCACGCTTGTGGTTCACGTACAGAAAGAACTTCCTGCCAATCG GTGGCACCGGGCCCACTTCAGACACCGGCTGGGGCTGCATGCTTCGATGTGGACAGATGATTCTTGGGCAGGCGCTGATCTGCAGGCACTTAGGTAGAG acTGGACATGGAGTCCAGGTCAGCGGCAGAGAGCAGAATATATCAGCATTCTCAATGCCTTCATTGACAAGAAGGACAGCTATTATTCCATCCATCAGATAG CTCAAATGGGTGTTGGTGAGGGCAAGTCTATAGGCCAGTGGTATGGTCCAAATACAGTGGCACAGGTACTCAA GAAACTGGCAGTTTTTGATTCCTGGAGCCGACTGGCAGTTCATGTAGCTATGGACAATACTGTGGTCATTGAGGAAATCA AGAGGTTGTGTATGCCGTGGCTGGACTTTGACAGGGGTGCATGTGCGGCTGCTGAAGAGCCCCTGGAGATGAATGGAGATCTGGAAGGGGCTTGCGCTCTGGCTGAGGAGGAGACAGCTCTGTGGAAACCGCTTGTTCTGCTGATTCCACTAAGACTGGGACTCAGTGACATTAATGAAGCCTATATTGAACCACTCAAG CAATGCTTCATGATGCCTCAGTCTTTAGGAGTAATAGGTGGGAAGCCGAACAGTGCTCACTACTTCATTGGCTTTGTAG GTCATGAACTGATTTATCTCGACCCTCATACCACTCAGCCAGCTGTGGACCCAAGTGAAGACGGTCAGTTCCCAGACGACTCGTACCACTGCCAGCACCCTCCCTGCCGAATGCACATCTGTGAGCTTGACCCCTCCATTGCCGCT GGCTTCTTCTGTCAAACAGAGGATGATTTTGATGACTGGTGTGCACAGATTCGTAAG GTTTCAAACTGTAGAGGTCTTCCCATGTTTGAATTGGTAGACAGCCAGCCATCTCATCTAATTACCGCAGATGTACTTAATCTCACTCCAG ACTTTTCGGATTCAGACCGGCTCGAACGCTTCTTTGACTCCGAGGATGAAGAATTTGAGATCCTGTCCTTGTGA
- the atg4b gene encoding cysteine protease ATG4B isoform X1 — protein sequence MKLLKSRILLSSTKYAPVIGEAASTVWEFVVKYATLTYDSLRFGEIEDFPETSEPVWILGKQFSALTEKDEILADVTSRLWFTYRKNFLPIGGTGPTSDTGWGCMLRCGQMILGQALICRHLGRDWTWSPGQRQRAEYISILNAFIDKKDSYYSIHQIAQMGVGEGKSIGQWYGPNTVAQVLKKLAVFDSWSRLAVHVAMDNTVVIEEIKRLCMPWLDFDRGACAAAEEPLEMNGDLEGACALAEEETALWKPLVLLIPLRLGLSDINEAYIEPLKQCFMMPQSLGVIGGKPNSAHYFIGFVGHELIYLDPHTTQPAVDPSEDGQFPDDSYHCQHPPCRMHICELDPSIAAGFFCQTEDDFDDWCAQIRKVSNCRGLPMFELVDSQPSHLITADVLNLTPDFSDSDRLERFFDSEDEEFEILSL from the exons ATGAAATTGTTAAAAAGCAGAATTCTTCTATCGTCAACGAAGTACGCGCCTGTTATCGGAGAGGCCGCCTCTACAGTTTGGGAATTTGTCGTTAAATATG CTACTCTCACATACGACTCATTGCGCTTTGGAGAGATCGAAGATTTCCCAGAGACTTCAGAACCTGTCTGGATTTTGGGAAAGCAGTTCAGCGCTCTAACGG AGAAGGATGAGATTCTGGCAGACGTCACCTCACGCTTGTGGTTCACGTACAGAAAGAACTTCCTGCCAATCG GTGGCACCGGGCCCACTTCAGACACCGGCTGGGGCTGCATGCTTCGATGTGGACAGATGATTCTTGGGCAGGCGCTGATCTGCAGGCACTTAGGTAGAG acTGGACATGGAGTCCAGGTCAGCGGCAGAGAGCAGAATATATCAGCATTCTCAATGCCTTCATTGACAAGAAGGACAGCTATTATTCCATCCATCAGATAG CTCAAATGGGTGTTGGTGAGGGCAAGTCTATAGGCCAGTGGTATGGTCCAAATACAGTGGCACAGGTACTCAA GAAACTGGCAGTTTTTGATTCCTGGAGCCGACTGGCAGTTCATGTAGCTATGGACAATACTGTGGTCATTGAGGAAATCA AGAGGTTGTGTATGCCGTGGCTGGACTTTGACAGGGGTGCATGTGCGGCTGCTGAAGAGCCCCTGGAGATGAATGGAGATCTGGAAGGGGCTTGCGCTCTGGCTGAGGAGGAGACAGCTCTGTGGAAACCGCTTGTTCTGCTGATTCCACTAAGACTGGGACTCAGTGACATTAATGAAGCCTATATTGAACCACTCAAG CAATGCTTCATGATGCCTCAGTCTTTAGGAGTAATAGGTGGGAAGCCGAACAGTGCTCACTACTTCATTGGCTTTGTAG GTCATGAACTGATTTATCTCGACCCTCATACCACTCAGCCAGCTGTGGACCCAAGTGAAGACGGTCAGTTCCCAGACGACTCGTACCACTGCCAGCACCCTCCCTGCCGAATGCACATCTGTGAGCTTGACCCCTCCATTGCCGCT GGCTTCTTCTGTCAAACAGAGGATGATTTTGATGACTGGTGTGCACAGATTCGTAAG GTTTCAAACTGTAGAGGTCTTCCCATGTTTGAATTGGTAGACAGCCAGCCATCTCATCTAATTACCGCAGATGTACTTAATCTCACTCCAG ACTTTTCGGATTCAGACCGGCTCGAACGCTTCTTTGACTCCGAGGATGAAGAATTTGAGATCCTGTCCTTGTGA
- the boka gene encoding bcl-2-related ovarian killer protein homolog A: MKGIEMLRRSSVFAAEVMEVFDRSPTDKELVSQSKVLCRDYIHSRLHRAGIGWSKPEHASGGTLAEVSSVLLWLGDELEYLRPNVYRNVARQLNITIASESIVSDAFLAVAAEIFSTGVTWGKIVSLYAVAGALAVDCVRHGQPAMVHTIVDCMGEFVRKSLVSWLKRRGGWADITKCVVNTDPSFRSHWLVAAACACGHYLKAVVFYLLREK; encoded by the exons ATGAAGGGCATCGAGATGTTGCGCCGCTCCTCGGTGTTCGCGGCTGAAGTCATGGAGGTGTTTGATCGCTCTCCCACGGATAAGGAGCTCGTGTCTCAGTCTAAAGTCTTGTGCAGGGATTACATCCACTCCAGACTCCATCGGGCTGGGATCGGATGGTCTAAACCGGAGCACGCATCCGGAGGGACGCTGGCGGAGGTGTCTTCGGTTCTTCTGTGGCTGG GTGATGAGCTGGAGTACCTGCGACCCAATGTGTATCGCAATGTAGCAAGACAGCTCAACATCACGATTGCCTCTGAGAGTATAGTCTCCGATGCCTTTTTGGCCGTTGCTGCAGAAATCTTCTCTACAG GTGTGACGTGGGGGAAGATTGTGTCTCTGTATGCTGTGGCCGGAGCTCTAGCTGTGGACTGTGTTCGGCACGGCCAGCCGGCGATGGTGCACACTATTGTCGACTGCATGGGCGAGTTTGTTCGCAAAAGCCTTGTGTCATGGTTAAAGAGGAGAGGAGGTTGG GCGGACATCACAAAGTGTGTGGTCAATACAGATCCCAGTTTCCGTTCTCATTGGCTGGTGGCAGCTGCCTGTGCCTGCGGTCACTACCTCAAGGCCGTGGTCTTCTACCTgctgagagaaaaataa
- the atg4b gene encoding cysteine protease ATG4B isoform X2, with translation MKLLKSRILLSSTKYAPVIGEAASTVWEFVVKYATLTYDSLRFGEIEDFPETSEPVWILGKQFSALTEKDEILADVTSRLWFTYRKNFLPIGGTGPTSDTGWGCMLRCGQMILGQALICRHLDWTWSPGQRQRAEYISILNAFIDKKDSYYSIHQIAQMGVGEGKSIGQWYGPNTVAQVLKKLAVFDSWSRLAVHVAMDNTVVIEEIKRLCMPWLDFDRGACAAAEEPLEMNGDLEGACALAEEETALWKPLVLLIPLRLGLSDINEAYIEPLKQCFMMPQSLGVIGGKPNSAHYFIGFVGHELIYLDPHTTQPAVDPSEDGQFPDDSYHCQHPPCRMHICELDPSIAAGFFCQTEDDFDDWCAQIRKVSNCRGLPMFELVDSQPSHLITADVLNLTPDFSDSDRLERFFDSEDEEFEILSL, from the exons ATGAAATTGTTAAAAAGCAGAATTCTTCTATCGTCAACGAAGTACGCGCCTGTTATCGGAGAGGCCGCCTCTACAGTTTGGGAATTTGTCGTTAAATATG CTACTCTCACATACGACTCATTGCGCTTTGGAGAGATCGAAGATTTCCCAGAGACTTCAGAACCTGTCTGGATTTTGGGAAAGCAGTTCAGCGCTCTAACGG AGAAGGATGAGATTCTGGCAGACGTCACCTCACGCTTGTGGTTCACGTACAGAAAGAACTTCCTGCCAATCG GTGGCACCGGGCCCACTTCAGACACCGGCTGGGGCTGCATGCTTCGATGTGGACAGATGATTCTTGGGCAGGCGCTGATCTGCAGGCACTTAG acTGGACATGGAGTCCAGGTCAGCGGCAGAGAGCAGAATATATCAGCATTCTCAATGCCTTCATTGACAAGAAGGACAGCTATTATTCCATCCATCAGATAG CTCAAATGGGTGTTGGTGAGGGCAAGTCTATAGGCCAGTGGTATGGTCCAAATACAGTGGCACAGGTACTCAA GAAACTGGCAGTTTTTGATTCCTGGAGCCGACTGGCAGTTCATGTAGCTATGGACAATACTGTGGTCATTGAGGAAATCA AGAGGTTGTGTATGCCGTGGCTGGACTTTGACAGGGGTGCATGTGCGGCTGCTGAAGAGCCCCTGGAGATGAATGGAGATCTGGAAGGGGCTTGCGCTCTGGCTGAGGAGGAGACAGCTCTGTGGAAACCGCTTGTTCTGCTGATTCCACTAAGACTGGGACTCAGTGACATTAATGAAGCCTATATTGAACCACTCAAG CAATGCTTCATGATGCCTCAGTCTTTAGGAGTAATAGGTGGGAAGCCGAACAGTGCTCACTACTTCATTGGCTTTGTAG GTCATGAACTGATTTATCTCGACCCTCATACCACTCAGCCAGCTGTGGACCCAAGTGAAGACGGTCAGTTCCCAGACGACTCGTACCACTGCCAGCACCCTCCCTGCCGAATGCACATCTGTGAGCTTGACCCCTCCATTGCCGCT GGCTTCTTCTGTCAAACAGAGGATGATTTTGATGACTGGTGTGCACAGATTCGTAAG GTTTCAAACTGTAGAGGTCTTCCCATGTTTGAATTGGTAGACAGCCAGCCATCTCATCTAATTACCGCAGATGTACTTAATCTCACTCCAG ACTTTTCGGATTCAGACCGGCTCGAACGCTTCTTTGACTCCGAGGATGAAGAATTTGAGATCCTGTCCTTGTGA